In Anabrus simplex isolate iqAnaSimp1 chromosome 4, ASM4041472v1, whole genome shotgun sequence, a single genomic region encodes these proteins:
- the LOC137500440 gene encoding putative nuclease HARBI1 encodes MDPNEEDVVIACAAYIVLQQKKKKNKKRYWVHKLFTTREEGEFYTIFGRLRNDQENFVKYFRMSYSKFDNLLQQLKPHLTKKNSKWRKSISAEERLALTLRYLSSGNSQISTSFSYRISPTAVHSIIVSTCEAIWDILSPQEMPQPTEEMWKKISEEFYDLWRFPNCIGALDGKHVVIQAPPSSGSLFYNYKHTFSIVLLALVDAKYRFIAVDVGGYGKSSDGGLFLRSVLGRSLENKTLNIPGPKPLPNYNEPVVPYVILGDEAFPLKTYLMRPYPGSTARSDERQANYNFRQSRTRRVVENAFGIAVQRHRVLYGRLHMHPENAEKVVLAVCVLHNYLLSDLPVVNDYEDNRIRSEQSLFTALPHVGVHGSFEATRVRETFREYFMNDKLGP; translated from the exons atggatccgaacgaagaagacgtagttatcgcctgtgcagcgtacattgttttacaacaaaagaagaagaaaaataagaaacgaTACTGGGTTCATAAATTGTTTACAACGAGAGAAGAAGGAGAGTTTTACACAATTTTCGGTCGGCTACGAAATGACCAAGAAAACTTCGTAAAATATTTTCGAATGAGTTACTCCAAGTTTGACAATTTGCTTCAACAACTGAAACCACATCTCACGAAAAAGAATTCAAAATGGAGGAAATCCATTAGTGCAGAAGAGAGACTAGCATTAACATTAC GGTATCTCTCATCTGGAAATTCGCAGATCTCCACGAGTTTCAGTTACAGAATTTCCCCGACAGCTGTTCACTCTATAATAGTCTCCACATGTGAGGCTATTTGGGACATTTTGTCTCCACAAGAAATGCCCCAACCTACTGAGGAAATGTGGAAGAAAATATCTGAAGAATTCTATGATCTGTGGCGTTTTCCGAACTGTATAGGAGCTTTAGATGGAAAACACGTTGTTATTCAAGCGCCCCCAAGCAGCGGGTCTCTCTTTTATAACTATAAACATACTTTCTCTATCGTTCTTTTGGCATTAGTGGATGCCAAATACAGATTCATTGCTGTTGATGTAGGAGGTTATGGCAAGTCCAGTGACGGAGGACTATTCTTAAGATCAGTTTTAGGAAGATCTTTGGAAAACAAAACGTTAAATATACCAGGTCCTAAACCGTTGCCAAATTATAATGAACCTGTTGTGCCTTATGTAATACTTGGTGATGAAGCTTTCCCACTAAAAACGTATCTGATGCGTCCGTACCCCGGATCCACAGCTCGCAGTGATGAAAGGCAGGCGAATTATAATTTCCGGCAGTCGAGAACACGACGAGTAGTGGAGAATGCCTTTGGCATTGCTGTCCAGAGACATAGGGTACTCTATGGAAGACTCCATATGCACCCAGAAAATGCTGAAAAAGTAGTGTTGGCAGTCTGTGTATTACACAACTATTTACTCAGTGATCTGCCAGTAGTAAACGATTACGAAGACAACAGAATACGTTCTGAGCAATCATTGTTTACTGCGCTACCACATGTTGGGGTTCATGGAAGTTTTGAGGCTACAAGAGTCAGGGAAACGTTTCGAGAATATTTCATGAATGACAAATTAGGTCCCTAG